GTTTAATGTGTTGCCACTAAATGATAGTATTAATAATGTGTTACAAAACTACCTTGCAAATGATAATGATCAGATTGTTAGTCAGAGTAATGGAATTGCTCAATATGGATTTGGGCAATGGTGGTCACCTGAATTTGTTATTGAGCCAGGGAAAATGTATAAAATATATAATAGTAGCAGCAATATGATTTCGTTCAATGTTGTTGGTTATCCAGTTGATATTACTCAACAAATTACAATATATCAAGGTTGGACATGGATTGGCTATAATCCTCAAACTGTATTGGATATAAGCACAGCTTTAGCTTCATTAAATACTCAAAACAATGATCAGCTTGTTAGCCAAACTGATGGATTTGCAACATTCGGATATGGTCAATGGTGGGGACTTACTGCCGGAATGATACCAGGGCAAGGATATAAGCTATATTCTAGTATTTCAGATGTTCTGGAATATCCAAGCGGAACAAGCAATTTGGCGAAATCAGATATTAATAATGAGCTTTATTCAATAGAAAATTGGACACCTGAAAAAGGTAAGAAAAATACCGTACCAATTGTTGCACAAGTTCGATTCAGTGGTGGCGACTTCATTATTGCTGAAGGAAGTAAAATGGCAGTATTTAAAGATAATGTTTGTCGAGGTGTAACCGATATTATTGAATGTACAAGTGGATATATTTTCCAACTTCCAATTATGTCTGATGACACAGAAGAAATGGGTTTTGCATTTAAGATATTTGATGCTGCTACCGGCGATATTTATACTGCTACTGAATCTCTTAGGTTTGAAGTTGATTCAAAATTGGGAACAATTCAAAATCCTATTTTGTTTACTATTCAGGCATCGAATCTGAACCAAGTCCCAAATATGGCAACTTCCTTAGGCGAAAATACACCAAATCCGTTCAGCGAAACTACAATAATCCCATTTGTTATAGCAGAAAGTGGAAAGGTTTCAATTGAAATTTTTGACAATTCAGGGAAAAAAGTTCTGTTATTAACCAATGAGTTTTATCAAAAAGGAAAACATCAAATTGTATGGGATAGAAGAAATGAGTTTGGGAAATACATTTCAAACGGAGTATATTTTTATAGAATGAAAACTCAAAATTTTGTTTCAAGCAAAAAATTGATTTTGATAGAATAGAATTAAGAGAATACAGTTTATTGACTTCCTAAAATTCGTTTATCGAAAAAAATAATCTAATTTCTTTAAACGAATTTTAAGAAGTCAAAAATCATAAATAATATATTAGATATCTTTGGCAATTTATTATTAGAAAATATGGAGAAGTAAATTGATAATATAATATATTAACAAAAACAATATTTATACGTAAAGATTTATGTTTTATTACAGAAAGAGTAAGATGCTTATTATGAAAAAGTTATTTTTTAGTATATTTTTAGTTGTATTTTTAATGCAACTATCCATTGCCCAACCTGCTAATTGGGTAAATCCTTTAGGAATGCAATATAGTATGGGAATAAATGCCCAAGCCAGTAGTGTTGGCGGCTGTTTTATTTCCCAGACCGGAAGTATGGTTGCAGCATTTAAAGACGGAGATTGTAGAGGGGCTACAACTGTATTTCCAGGACCAATTGGTCCGCAGTTTCTATTGTCAGTAATGTCAAACAGTCCGAATGAAACTGGTTTTGAAATACGTGTTTGGGATGCCCTCTTAGACAGTGTTTTTATTGCCAACGAAGGCTTCGATTTTAATGTGAATTCGACCATTGGTTTGATAGGAGCTCCACAGATTTATACTATAAACACACCTTGTTTTGTAAATCCGGGAGGTTTAGCCAATAGCATGACCATTAATGCACAAGTACAATTTGCAGGAGGAAATTTTTTCACTGACTCTCTTTGTATTCTTTATGCTTTTAAAGATGGTGTTTGTCGGGGAGTAGCACAAATCGAAACTGGTACAGCCGGACAACAATTTATTCTATCGGTTGTTTCGGACTCAATCTATGAACCAACATTTAACCTAAAAATATTTGATGGCAGCAGTCTTATACTTTACGATGTGAACGAAACATTCGATTTTGTTAAAGATACAACTCTTGGAACGGAAGCTATTCCTATAATTTATACCGTAGGATATGCCCCCCCCGTAATTAGTGGTATCTTTACAACAAGCTATAATGGCTATTCTGTAAGTTGTTTTGGTGCCAACGATGCTAATATTAATGTAAATGTTATTGAAGGAATTCCTCCAATTACATACCTTTGGAATACCGGAGCTACATCGCAGGATTTATACAGTGTTGGTGCTGGAACTTATTCTGTAACAGTTACCGACAATCAAGGAATATCAGTTTCAGAAATTGTCAATGTTACTCAACCCGCAGTTCTTGCAAGCACAGTGGTTGGAACAGATTTATCATGCTTTCAGGATGGCAGTGGAAATGTTGATTTAACAGTTGGTGGAGGTGTAATGCCATATACTTTTAGCTGGTCGAATGGAGAACAAACCGAAGACTTGACTAATTTGCAAATTGGAACATATGTAGTAAGCATAAGCGATGCAAATTCTTGTTCGACAGTTTCAAACACAATAGTATTAACTGAACCTACAGTATTGTCTGGAATAATTTCAGGAACTGATATTCCTGATTGTTATGGAAATACAAATGGCTCAATTGATCTTTCAATTTCCGGAGGTTCTCCTCTATATACTTTTCAGTGGTCAAATGGTGCTGTTAGTGAAGATCTTATGAATATTGGTGCGGGATATTATGAGGTTGTAGTAAGCGACTTAAATAACTGTACTTTAGTCTTAAACCAAACCATAAATCAACCAGATGAATTAGTTACAACTATTTCAGCAAACGATGTTTTATGCCATGGATTTTCTACCGGAAATATTGATTTAACTGCTTCGGGAGGAACAACTCCATATTCCTATT
The Bacteroidota bacterium DNA segment above includes these coding regions:
- a CDS encoding T9SS type A sorting domain-containing protein: MKKLFFSIFLVVFLMQLSIAQPANWVNPLGMQYSMGINAQASSVGGCFISQTGSMVAAFKDGDCRGATTVFPGPIGPQFLLSVMSNSPNETGFEIRVWDALLDSVFIANEGFDFNVNSTIGLIGAPQIYTINTPCFVNPGGLANSMTINAQVQFAGGNFFTDSLCILYAFKDGVCRGVAQIETGTAGQQFILSVVSDSIYEPTFNLKIFDGSSLILYDVNETFDFVKDTTLGTEAIPIIYTVGYAPPVISGIFTTSYNGYSVSCFGANDANINVNVIEGIPPITYLWNTGATSQDLYSVGAGTYSVTVTDNQGISVSEIVNVTQPAVLASTVVGTDLSCFQDGSGNVDLTVGGGVMPYTFSWSNGEQTEDLTNLQIGTYVVSISDANSCSTVSNTIVLTEPTVLSGIISGTDIPDCYGNTNGSIDLSISGGSPLYTFQWSNGAVSEDLMNIGAGYYEVVVSDLNNCTLVLNQTINQPDELVTTISANDVLCHGFSTGNIDLTASGGTTPYSYLWSDGQTTEDLNSIPAGNYSVTILDNNLCEETNSILVVEPDAIDLTIVSSDVTIYGYADGSININVTGGMSPYSYLWSTSETTQNIEDLSAGIYQLTITDSYSCIFEANIEITQPEPTVVHLVSANVSCYGAEDGTITLTLTGDGTPPFSYLWSNSGVIQNLVNLSSGAYSVTVTDANGLISTASDTVHEPSPILLNATSTVSASCFNFNDGSVLLEAAGGTAPYEYSIDGGAYQANGLFLLLSAGTYIASVQDGFGCTTGLDFSIDYMYEAPHSNFDYVTAGGVVQFVNYSDTSGNATWLWDFDDGNYDSTKYEPTHEYLTNGTYNVSFTINNQCGSNSLTRAIEIRAAFINENSSLDNQLMVFPNPTSGIFKINWDEIEYIKINKFRIFDVFGKMVLSVENPEIQGNEKSINMSEFEQGLYSIQIITEEGVVNKQIILLR